One window of the Zea mays cultivar B73 chromosome 3, Zm-B73-REFERENCE-NAM-5.0, whole genome shotgun sequence genome contains the following:
- the LOC100273080 gene encoding NPL4-like protein (The RefSeq protein has 1 substitution compared to this genomic sequence), whose product MILRIRSRDGTDRISVPDSASATVADLQRLIESHLTVPVPLQRISLDPALLLPNPSAAVPLLADPAAPLASLRLANGAFIYLAYPPDARSARPTPPKVLSAAGSFGKKMTMDDLIARQIRVTRQENALCAAASFDRDAANAFQLYVAEYLAFAVKRAGFLYGRIDAETKEVLVDFIYEPPQQGFEDVVHLMRDPDEEARVDTIAEGLGMRRVGLVFTQAVGRRASKTGEYTMSNREVVQAAQLQAEGGTPEWVTAIVKLEVGDDGTGDVHFEAFQMSEICVKLFKDGVLETEVQDADDPRLSKMRKEVVAGGKDTMKVDNDFFLVPVKISDHQGPLSVGFPIENRGSPVGMSALRSHLERMKHLTFVRRISDFHLLLKLATFLDAKSDMPTIAVCVKTQSRMPEGYQFLIESFASQG is encoded by the exons ATGATCCTCCGCATCCGCAGCCGCGACGGCACGGACCGCATCTCGGTCCCAGACTCGgcgtccgccaccgtcgccgacCTGCAGCGCCTCATTGAGTCACATCTCACCGTGCCCGTCCCGCTCCAGCGTATCTCCCTCGACCCGGCACTCCTGCTCCCTAACCCATCCGCCGCTGTCCCACTCCTCGCCGACCCGGCGGCGCCGCTTGCCTCGCTCCGCCTCGCCAACGGCGCCTTCATCTACCTCGCATACCCGCCCGACGCGCGCTCCGCCCGCCCGACGCCGCCCAAGGTGCTTTCCGCCGCTGGCTCTTTCGGCAAGAAGATGACCATGGATGATCTCATCGCGCGGCAGATCCGCGTCACACGCCAGGAGAACGCGCTCTGCGCCGCCGCCTCCTTCGACCGCGATGCCGCCAACGCGTTCCAGCTTTACGTCGCCGAGTATCTCGCGTTCGCCGTCAAGCGGGCGGGCTTCCTATACGGCCGCATCGACGCAGAGACCAAGGAGGTCTTGGTCGACTTCATCTATGAGCCGCCCCAGCAGGGCTTCGAGGACGTGGTCCATCTCATGAGGGATCCCGACGAGGAGGCCCGCGTCGATACCATTGCCGAGGGGCTTGGGATGCGCCGGGTCGGCCTCGTGTTCACGCAGGCCGTCGGGAGGAGGGCCAGCAAGACTGGTGAGTACACTATGTCCAACCGGGAGGTTGTGCAGGCGGCCCAGCTGCAGGCTGAGGGCGGGACCCCGGAGTGGGTTACTGCCATAGTCAAATTGGAGGTGGGGGATGACGGCACTGGGGATGTGCACTTCGAGGCCTTCCAGATGAGTGAAATTTGTGTCAAGCTCTTCAAGGATGGGGtactggaaactgaggttcaggaTGCTGATGATCCCCGTCTGTCAAAGATGCGGAAGGAGGTGGTGGCTGGGGGGAAGGATACTATGAAGGTGGATAATGACTTCTTCCTCGTGCCTGTCAAGATCTCTGATCACCAG GGTCCACTCTCAGTAGGCTTTCCTATAGAGAACCGTGGAAGTCCTGTAGGCATGAGTGCGTTAAGAAGTCACCTGGAGCGGATGAAGCATTTGACATTTGTGAGGCGGATTTCGGACTTCCATTTGCTCCTTAAGCTTGCTACTTTCCTAGATGCAAAGTCAGACATGCCTACTATAGCTGCATGTGTAAAAACTCAGAGCAGGATGCCCGAGGGGTACCAGTTTCTGATCGAGTCCTTTGCTAGTCAGGGATAA